In Oncorhynchus tshawytscha isolate Ot180627B linkage group LG06, Otsh_v2.0, whole genome shotgun sequence, the following are encoded in one genomic region:
- the LOC112252292 gene encoding P3 protein gives MRTLFAFCCLFLITRGTDPPTEGRSLTDNNNMNVTADSNRRYIQIGDGTSQEFEFPENTKGVIVISSQYRSAVSTKGRESWKQTVNVSSLDSEVLSILNVSNSHAGPVKSFIISIKSGLPGRAQLLIQLLELDQDSFPVVIEERTDYCIRVAPGRDDPAAGLIQSGVLSHFSENPVLFALLPLIFINKCAFGCKVEVEVLRGLLRKPVPLLLGVAGQFLVMPLYAYGLSRLGSLPKALSLGLVITCSAPGGGGGYLYSLLLGGDVTLAISMTLVSTVVAAAAMPLCSALYGRLLGVHAALHVPFIKILGTLLFIAIPISLGMLVKLRLPKLTRVLLALIRPFSFVLIVGGIFMAYQMGASILANVRPQIVVAGVTVPLFGLLLGFGMGKLAGLAVPQRKTVSIEVGVQNSLLALAVMQLSFRRAEADFASQAPFIVALSSTSEMLLIVLGHFAHRKFCTPTTRTET, from the coding sequence ATGAGGACGCTATTTGCATTCTGTTGTCTCTTCTTGATAACGAGAGGAACAGATCCGCCAACGGAGGGCAGGTCCctgacagacaacaacaacatgaacGTGACGGCCGACAGTAACAGAAGGTATATACAAATCGGGGACGGGACCTCCCAAGAATTTGAGTTTCCCGAAAACACTAAGGGCGTGATTGTAATCTCCAGTCAATACCGAAGCGCCGTAAGTACGAAGGGCCGCGAGAGCTGGAAGCAGACGGTCAATGTAAGCTCCTTGGACTCGGAGGTTCTTTCCATCCTGAATGTAAGTAACAGTCATGCGGGGCCCGTGAAGAGTTTCATTATCAGCATAAAGTCTGGGTTACCGGGTCGGGCACAACTGCTCATCCAGCTATTGGAGTTGGACCAGGATTCTTTCCCTGTTGTAATTGAAGAAAGGACAGACTACTGCATCAGGGTGGCGCCTGGCAGGGATGACCCAGCTGCCGGGCTCATACAGTCAGGCGTGCTGTCCCACTTTTCTGAGAACCCTGTCCTATTTGCCTTGCTGCCGCTCATCTTCATCAACAAGTGTGCCTTCGGGTgcaaggtagaggtagaggtgctGAGGGGTCTCCTGCGGAAGCCTGTGCCCCTCCTCTTGGGTGTTGCAGGGCAGTTCCTGGTCATGCCACTGTACGCCTATGGTCTGTCCAGGCTGGGTTCCCTGCCAAAGGCCCTCTCCCTGGGCCTGGTCATCACATGCTCTGCCCCGGGCGGCGGCGGAGGCTACCTCTACAGCCTGCTACTGGGCGGGGACGTCACCCTGGCCATCTCCATGACCCTGGTGTCCACCGTTGTAGCTGCAGCAGCCATGCCCCTGTGCTCTGCCCTGTACGGCAGGCTACTGGGTGTCCACGCTGCCCTCCACGTGCCCTTTATCAAGATCCTGGGCACCCTTCTCTTCAttgccatccccatctccctggGCATGCTGGTGAAGCTACGTCTGCCCAAACTGACCCGCGTGCTTCTGGCACTGATCCGGCCCTTCAGCTTCGTGCTCATCGTGGGTGGCATCTTCATGGCCTACCAGATGGGGGCGTCTATCCTGGCCAACGTGAGACCTCAGATAGTGGTCGCGGGGGTGACCGTGCCCCTGTTTGGGCTGCTGCTAGGGTTTGGGATGGGGAAGCTGGCAGGGCTGGCAGTGCCACAGAGGAAGACGGTCAGTATTGAGGTGGGGGTGCAGAACAGTCTCCTGGCGCTGGCGGTTATGCAGCTGTCGTTCCGGCGGGCGGAGGCTGACTTTGCGTCCCAAGCGCCCTTCATAGTGGCTCTCAGCAGCACCTCTGAAATGCTCCTCATCGTCCTCGGTCACTTTGCCCATCGAAAGTTCTGTACCCCCACCACCCGGACTGAAACCTGA